From a region of the Corallococcus coralloides DSM 2259 genome:
- the rpmH gene encoding 50S ribosomal protein L34 codes for MSKRTYQPSKIRRNRAHGFRKRNATKSGRDVLKRRRAKGRKRLVVSSFKK; via the coding sequence GTGTCCAAGCGCACGTACCAGCCGTCGAAGATCCGGCGCAACCGCGCCCACGGGTTCCGTAAGCGGAACGCCACCAAGTCCGGCCGGGATGTCCTCAAGCGCCGCCGCGCGAAGGGCCGTAAGCGCCTGGTGGTGT